The Alnus glutinosa chromosome 1, dhAlnGlut1.1, whole genome shotgun sequence region CCCGTCAAACACAATTATTAACGgatcataatcgggttgacccgaacccgataatgCCAAACCTAAACCCTGTATTTTTGTGTCGTGTTCTTGCCGAGTTCGcgagtcgtataaaaaattgtcaagccTAATTGGTATAGTGTCGTGTGGTTCAATAGGATACGGTTACTGTTTTGGTTGTGGGCTAGTTTAGTGTTTGGACTTTTGAGCCCAAAACGGGGTATTCATAACGAACTAGCTTCTACGCCCAGGTTTGTTGTAGGATGATTGTAAATTGTAATCCAAATCATGTGTGTACTGTACTGACGACCATTAAAAAAAAGCTATAACTAAGAAAAACTTTAACCACTAGTtcaaaatttaagagaaaaaaaaaaagtaaaaactttTTAGGCTTCATTTCTTTTGgcataaataattttcttaagtAAAATGTTTTAAACTTTTACTATCTTCCGATCAACACGGGTCAGTAAGATCCGTCAGATTccgtacaatttttttttattttttattttttatttttatatattttaaaattttcaattatatgAATTTAATCCGTTTAATACATAAAACGATATGaaaaattttacatattaaaaatatatatgttattaataagaattaaatatatttttatcagattTCTTACACTTTACGTCGTAAgaaatttttgaacaaaaaagtatcttttaatttaataaagaagaagagtttatttaaaagtgaagaaaaaatattttagaatatatatattttttattatttggtaacatgtcatatttttaacaaGTAATATTCTGATACATAtttcacataatttgaaaatttaaaattatagaaaatccTAAACCAAGAAGATAATTAATAACACtctcttgatatatttatagggatttgattcttactgtaaatctaacatttttcatatttatatgtataaatcATAAATGCATGGACGTGGGCTAGAAACTTATGCTGACGTGGACCACACCATATAAAAACCCTCCCTCCACACCGCCCAACCTCCATAACCGTTCTCTcaccctctccctctccctctccctcttacATTTCTCACTTTCTCCAAAACCGAATCAATCTCTGCAAATTTCAATTGGAATTCAAAATTGAGAGATTATTCACAATGAGAACCGGATTGAGCCGAGCAAAGCGAAAGGTCGTAGCGGAACCTGTGCCTTACGTCAAGAAGAAGCTCCGCTCGGAGATACCTCGCCGGAGACGATCTCAGATCTCTCCAATTCTATATTCATCTCTGAATTTAACTCTTCCATGCAAGAGTTATGGTTTCTCTGCTATTTCAGTGGAGTCCAGCTCGGGCTCGTACTTTGGTAGCGAAGTTTCATGCGGTTCGAGCAGAGCTTTGGTTGGATCGGAGAGCACTGGGACGTCAAACTTGAGAAAGAGACAAATCGATGAGATTAAGGGCTCTAGAGCTGTGGTTCAGGCCAATAAGATTGTTGGAGGACCACCGTTTCGTAGATCATATTACAGAAAGAAGGAAATTGAAGGAAAAGGTGGTGAAGTGGAGGTGTCCGAATCGTCATGCGTGGAGTCGAATTCTGCAGCTGATGCTGAAATTATGTTAGGAAGGATCTCCAATTCGAATAGACAAAGTGGAAAAGTAAGTGAAATTGTGAAAGAGGTTGAAGGAAATGAAGGCTCTGAAGCTATTTCAAAATCGGAGATTTCTTGTGTTGAGCAAATTTCCGgtggaattttgaattttaaggaCAAAAATGTCAGACTTCCGTCGGAGTTTAAGGAGAACAATGTATTTTCTGCTACCTCTGGTGTCCACTCATGTTCTGTGGCGAAGTTCGCTGACGAAGGAACGGAACAAACTGAGAACAGAGCATTGGAATTTGAATATTCTGAGATTTCAGGAAATCTCTTTGATGCGAATTTCAGAGTTTCAAACTCGGAGTCGACAATAGAACAGAATCAAAAGAGCTTAGACTTTGAGTCCGATCTCGCTTGTACGGAGCAATTCTCATACGAGGACGTCTCTGAGTACTCGTCCAGTCACGAGACGGTGTCTTCCGACCTCCAATCGGAGTTTTTCCTGGAAAATTCGGACCTAGAATTCTCGGATTACACTCCGTCTATTTTCTTCGATTCTGGAAGCGAATTTTCCGAGCGCTCTGGGGGAGATTCAACTCCTTCACTTACTTTCTCTCTGCTCCTTCAGTACAAAGAGGAATTCTCGAGGTCAACTACTGCTCTAGACAACGTAATTGCTTCACGCTTTGAAAACGAGTATCATGATCATGCTACAGTATGTTTTCTATTGCAATTCGTTTGGTTTCTGTTGCTTTTCCGTTCATTTTCTTAGCAACCAAATAGAGGAATAAATTACGTGTCGTTATtatcttaatttaatttaattcaattttcaacttgttttatttagtttttgagGTTCGAAGACGAGGAGCATGAAGAGAGCTACCAGGCgttgagagacagagagaggagGCAAGTGTTTCTTCATAATTACGCAGAGGAGTACTGCTCCACGACGGAGTATGGCGATCTCGTCCTCCAGCAACGGTCGCAGATGGTCAACTGGATCGCTGAGGTCAGTCCTCCTCAGAACCTCGTCTTGCCTTGTGTGAATTAATCGCcttaattagaagaaaaaaactagACCGTTTTGGCGTTTTTGATGACGTACTATGACACAGTTCTACACTAAGGAAAGTGGGAACACGTTCTCTGAAGTAGATGCAGTTAGAGAAGGGCAAATATTCTCTACACTGACCTTTTTCCGGTAACCATTGGTCCTTCAAGTCGTTTTGTGACACGTCACTATGTACGGAAACTGATGCATCATTGAATGCACTTTTCTCTTGCATTCATCGGGAAGAATTTGAATCTGAGCCGGTtcataattttatgattttatcctCCTATTTATATGAACCCGCTCCCCCGGCTCCTCACAAGTTCATTTGCTTTGAgagttcaatttttatttggtcagtcCATTCAATATGAATTCTATGGCTGCTCGACACAAATTTTGAGGATGGTTTGGTCATCCACCATGTTAATGGACTGTAGTTATCCAGTacaattttccttcttttcgtttttcttttttattatacgTAAATCACGAGATACCTGATTTGATACTATTCTCTGCTGAATCGCTGATCCCTCTGCGAGAAGACTATTTACCGATTAGCTTCGGCAAGCACCTATAGCatactaaaaactaaaattcaaAGAAACTCGTTACTGGAGAAATACTAGCTAGTATTGGGCAAGTGCACacttgtcattttttaaaaaaaaatttacgatGGGGTGATACTTTGATTATGTATAATTTTGCACTTGTTAGTATGGACGAATGGTGTTGTTTTTGTAGACTAATACAAGAATtcgaaaataaattttttcttttgcttggaGGGGGGTGGGGCGATTGGATTGCCTTGTCTGTATTTCTAATTTGTGCAATTCGCTATGAAAGCGCAGCAATCTACTGAAAGGAAGCTTCAGCAGGAGACGACGTTCCTAGGAGTTAGCCTCCTCGATCGATTCTTAAGCAAAGGATTCTTCAAAGACAAGAGGAACCTTCAAATCGTTGGAATAGCCTGTCTTACGTTAGCCGCCAGGATGGAAGAGAATCAACCTTACAACAGGTAAATCATATTTCTCTCGTCTTTCCTAATCAACCCCCCtgcctcaatatatatatatttctgaatcggaaaaaagaagaaaacaaataaaagagaaatctTAGGTGAGTGATCTTTCTCTCGCATCACCCATGCAAAGTTCTACTAACGCTTAAATAGAAGAACTCTTAATAACCTTGAGTGTGCCACACCAGCAGGTTCACTATGAAATGCAAATGATTTTTGGACAGCGATTGTCACATGAAACATTGGGGTGCTTTAGCCATTTTCTGGAAAAAACATAAGAACAATATCATCAGTGTCATGTAATCTGTAAGGTTTTTAACAGTTTCATTTCTTTTAGATGGTTCCTAGTTTGAGACTTTCAGTAaccaaatgaaaaagaagaattaCTGCTAAAAGTTTGAGAGTTCTTTGTTGTGTTTTTGTCTTAAATAGCTCGCGTACACACTTGTTCCAAATGTTCTATCCTCTTCAATGACTTGCTCATTCTGTCATTCAAATTCTTCAGAAGCTAATATGATTAGTAGAATTCTATAGTTTGTCCAGTTGGATGAGAATTTTACTAACTGCAAAATTTCTGATTGGCATTGTAGCGTGCAGCAAAAGGATTTCTGCATAGGCTCCAATGTGTACAGCAGATGCGAAGTGGTCGCCATGGAATGGCTGGTACAGGAGGTCCTCAACTTCCAGTGTTTCTTGCCCACCATTTACAACTTCTTGTGGTACACCCTTTTACTCCTCATTTTATTCTTAGGCTAAGTGCCGTCTGGCTCTTGCATTCAACAATCCATCTTTCTTTCCAGCAACTATTCAGTCGAAGAGTCTTAACCGCAGCTTGTCCTGTTTCCTCTTAACGCTTTTTTGG contains the following coding sequences:
- the LOC133858850 gene encoding cyclin-SDS, whose translation is MRTGLSRAKRKVVAEPVPYVKKKLRSEIPRRRRSQISPILYSSLNLTLPCKSYGFSAISVESSSGSYFGSEVSCGSSRALVGSESTGTSNLRKRQIDEIKGSRAVVQANKIVGGPPFRRSYYRKKEIEGKGGEVEVSESSCVESNSAADAEIMLGRISNSNRQSGKVSEIVKEVEGNEGSEAISKSEISCVEQISGGILNFKDKNVRLPSEFKENNVFSATSGVHSCSVAKFADEGTEQTENRALEFEYSEISGNLFDANFRVSNSESTIEQNQKSLDFESDLACTEQFSYEDVSEYSSSHETVSSDLQSEFFLENSDLEFSDYTPSIFFDSGSEFSERSGGDSTPSLTFSLLLQYKEEFSRSTTALDNVIASRFENEYHDHATFLRFEDEEHEESYQALRDRERRQVFLHNYAEEYCSTTEYGDLVLQQRSQMVNWIAEQSTERKLQQETTFLGVSLLDRFLSKGFFKDKRNLQIVGIACLTLAARMEENQPYNSVQQKDFCIGSNVYSRCEVVAMEWLVQEVLNFQCFLPTIYNFLWFYLKASKADAKVEKRAKYLAVLVLSAHEQLCYWPSTVAAVLVILASLESSQDAFHQRVIETHIRTEDHDLHQCIESLEWLLRYI